A single region of the Methylocystis echinoides genome encodes:
- a CDS encoding SRPBCC family protein has translation MTLFLLLLLAAVSALIAYVSLQPNTFRIARSAVIDAPAERLYPLINDLHEWPRWSPWSRLDPQQKVTYEGSPLGAGAIMAWSGNKNVGVGKMKIVESSQNERIRLKLQFIKPMKAINDVQFDLKPISETRTEVLWTMSGRNEFMAKAMHAFMNVDKMVGGQFEQGLANLKALVEAQTEA, from the coding sequence ATGACACTTTTCCTGCTCTTGTTGCTTGCGGCCGTCAGCGCGCTGATCGCTTACGTCTCGCTGCAGCCGAACACCTTCCGCATCGCGCGCTCCGCCGTCATAGACGCGCCGGCGGAGCGTCTCTATCCGCTGATCAACGATCTGCACGAGTGGCCGCGCTGGTCGCCCTGGTCGCGACTCGATCCGCAGCAGAAGGTGACCTATGAGGGCTCGCCGCTCGGCGCCGGCGCGATCATGGCGTGGTCGGGCAACAAGAATGTTGGCGTCGGCAAGATGAAAATCGTCGAGAGCAGCCAGAACGAGCGCATTCGCCTCAAGCTGCAGTTCATCAAGCCGATGAAGGCGATCAATGACGTGCAGTTCGATCTCAAGCCCATCAGCGAGACGCGCACGGAAGTGCTCTGGACCATGTCCGGCCGCAATGAATTCATGGCCAAGGCGATGCACGCCTTCATGAACGTTGACAAAATGGTTGGCGGACAATTCGAGCAGGGGCTCGCCAATCTCAAGGCGCTTGTCGAGGCCCAGACCGAGGCTTAG
- a CDS encoding transglycosylase SLT domain-containing protein, whose product MTDMTQPANEPRRLTLGDRLALIRADRSFYVLLRTVCVGAVLSTIAGLSLTLHRDDTPYYEKLSHVQKQPRTLASRLLALARAGSDEDEDSALDSDFSLEQAARTWAHRLFGEDEGGDAPGVMRFGPVKVQQSVVERVVQAANKTEMDPALLMAIADKESNFHTTAKARTSSASGLFQFVEKTWISALANFGHRYGRASEAKMAEEGAGRQRAKILSLRNDPYLSAAMAAEMLKKDSAKIAEKIGRPLTAGETYLIHFLGPDDTERFMRAMVESPSMSAAALLPRPARANKPIFYEQQGRRLKDRTVAEVHEAFEAMMDKRTSRYGDVASKLPAGVTAYTD is encoded by the coding sequence ATGACGGATATGACGCAGCCTGCCAATGAGCCACGGAGACTGACTCTGGGCGATCGTCTGGCGCTGATCCGCGCCGATCGCTCGTTCTATGTTCTTCTTCGGACCGTTTGCGTTGGCGCCGTTCTGTCGACGATCGCGGGCCTGAGCCTCACGCTTCATCGCGACGACACGCCCTATTACGAAAAACTCAGCCATGTGCAGAAACAGCCGCGCACGCTCGCCAGCCGCCTGCTGGCGCTCGCGCGGGCCGGAAGCGACGAGGACGAGGATTCCGCGCTCGACAGCGATTTCTCGCTCGAACAGGCCGCCCGCACCTGGGCGCATCGTCTCTTCGGAGAGGACGAGGGCGGCGACGCGCCGGGCGTGATGCGCTTCGGACCGGTGAAAGTGCAGCAGTCGGTCGTCGAGCGCGTGGTTCAGGCCGCGAACAAGACGGAGATGGACCCGGCGCTGCTGATGGCGATCGCCGACAAGGAATCGAATTTCCACACCACCGCGAAGGCGCGCACCTCTTCCGCGAGCGGACTGTTCCAGTTCGTCGAGAAGACCTGGATTTCCGCGCTGGCGAATTTCGGCCACCGCTATGGCCGCGCCTCGGAGGCGAAGATGGCGGAAGAGGGCGCGGGCCGCCAGCGCGCGAAGATCCTCAGCCTGCGCAACGATCCCTATCTCTCCGCCGCCATGGCCGCGGAAATGCTCAAGAAGGACAGCGCGAAGATCGCCGAGAAGATCGGCCGGCCGCTGACCGCGGGCGAGACCTATCTGATTCACTTCCTCGGGCCGGACGACACCGAGCGTTTCATGCGCGCGATGGTCGAGTCGCCCTCCATGTCGGCGGCCGCGCTTCTGCCGCGTCCCGCGCGGGCGAACAAGCCGATCTTCTACGAGCAGCAGGGCCGGCGCCTCAAGGATCGCACAGTGGCCGAAGTCCATGAAGCCTTCGAGGCGATGATGGACAAGCGCACGAGCCGCTATGGCGACGTCGCCTCGAAACTGCCGGCGGGCGTGACAGCCTACACAGATTGA
- a CDS encoding outer membrane protein assembly factor BamE: protein MAGWAFRNFSVGFTGATAVRIAAAMGLAASLSGCLGYEGVINRGAIVDQRKAEQVKPGMAAPQVMQLLGTPSTTSTIGGDAWYYVSQRIERSLAFMPQNITDQRVLAVYFDKSRKVTRVADYGMEDGKPVDFLSRTTPVAGPDYHLIQSLLAKVSL, encoded by the coding sequence ATGGCGGGGTGGGCCTTTCGCAATTTTTCCGTGGGCTTTACCGGGGCGACGGCGGTCCGGATCGCCGCGGCGATGGGTCTGGCGGCGTCGCTCTCGGGATGTCTGGGCTATGAGGGCGTCATCAACCGCGGCGCGATCGTCGATCAGCGCAAGGCGGAGCAGGTGAAGCCGGGCATGGCGGCGCCTCAGGTGATGCAGCTTCTTGGCACGCCCTCGACGACCTCCACCATCGGCGGCGACGCCTGGTATTACGTCAGCCAGCGCATCGAGCGGTCGCTGGCCTTCATGCCGCAGAACATCACCGACCAGCGCGTGCTCGCGGTCTATTTCGACAAGTCGCGCAAGGTGACCCGCGTCGCGGATTACGGCATGGAGGACGGCAAGCCGGTCGACTTCCTGTCGCGCACGACCCCCGTGGCCGGACCCGATTACCACCTGATTCAGAGCCTTCTGGCCAAGGTCTCGCTGTGA
- a CDS encoding YceD family protein: MTKETRDPPSPAAPAPLSRPVAVAEVPVEGLDLDIVANAAERAALAKLNGLPEIPALAATLRLRRWRGEGVEVTGELRARLRQTCVVTLEDFESDIVEPIELRFAPPAEEPRARSRRHEPEPEVHEHDARAEDPPDPLIGGVVDVGVVVSEFLTLALDPYPRKPGAAFVEPAPESASNVSPFAQLRRMRDEP, from the coding sequence ATGACCAAAGAGACGCGCGATCCCCCCTCCCCGGCCGCCCCCGCGCCGCTCTCCCGGCCCGTCGCCGTGGCCGAGGTTCCGGTGGAGGGCCTCGACCTGGACATTGTCGCCAATGCGGCCGAGCGCGCGGCGCTGGCGAAACTCAACGGCCTGCCGGAAATCCCGGCGCTCGCGGCGACCCTGCGCCTGCGCCGCTGGCGCGGCGAGGGCGTGGAAGTCACCGGAGAACTGCGCGCCCGGCTGCGCCAGACCTGCGTGGTGACGCTGGAGGACTTCGAGTCGGACATTGTCGAGCCCATCGAGCTGCGCTTCGCGCCGCCGGCGGAGGAGCCGCGCGCGCGCTCCCGGCGGCATGAGCCGGAGCCCGAGGTTCACGAGCACGACGCGCGGGCCGAGGACCCGCCGGACCCGCTCATCGGCGGCGTGGTCGACGTCGGCGTCGTGGTTTCGGAATTCCTGACGCTCGCGCTCGACCCCTACCCGCGCAAGCCTGGCGCGGCCTTCGTCGAGCCGGCGCCGGAAAGCGCGTCGAACGTCTCGCCTTTTGCGCAGCTTCGCCGGATGCGCGACGAGCCCTAA
- the plsX gene encoding phosphate acyltransferase PlsX, giving the protein MAQKVRIAVDAMGGDFGPSVTVPGCARALERRPDSHFLLIGDEKAIRAELANHPALAAVSEVRHSDVSIRMDDKPSQALRYGRRVSSMWMAVEAVKKGDADVAVSAGNTGALMAMSKICLRMLTGVERPALACLWPTLRGHSIVLDVGASIGANASQLVALAIMGSAMARVILGIDRPSVGLLNVGTEEIKGVEEVKAAAAILRESDLPGLAYSGFVEGDGIGAGAVDVVVTEGFTGNITLKTAEGTAKQIRAYIRAAMSGSLLAKLAYLLARGVFEELRGKMDTRAINGGVFLGLDGLVIKSHGGTDSVGFARAVEIGYEMAQSDLLNRIRDTVAIAHRFESGSADPSNPPQEAAQ; this is encoded by the coding sequence ATGGCGCAGAAAGTTCGGATCGCGGTCGACGCGATGGGCGGCGATTTCGGCCCGTCGGTGACGGTCCCCGGCTGCGCCCGCGCGCTCGAACGCAGGCCCGACAGCCATTTCCTTCTGATCGGCGACGAAAAGGCGATCCGCGCGGAGCTCGCGAATCATCCCGCGCTTGCGGCGGTGAGCGAGGTCCGTCATTCCGACGTCTCCATTCGCATGGACGACAAGCCCAGCCAGGCGCTGCGCTACGGGCGCCGTGTCTCCTCCATGTGGATGGCGGTCGAGGCGGTGAAGAAAGGCGACGCCGACGTCGCCGTTTCCGCCGGCAACACCGGCGCGCTGATGGCCATGTCGAAAATCTGCCTGCGCATGCTCACGGGCGTCGAGCGGCCGGCGCTCGCCTGCCTGTGGCCGACGCTGCGGGGCCACTCCATCGTGCTCGACGTCGGCGCCTCCATCGGCGCCAACGCCAGTCAGCTCGTCGCGCTGGCCATCATGGGCTCGGCGATGGCGCGCGTCATTCTCGGGATCGACCGCCCCTCGGTCGGCCTGCTCAATGTCGGCACGGAAGAGATCAAGGGCGTCGAGGAAGTGAAGGCGGCGGCCGCCATCCTGCGCGAGTCCGACCTTCCGGGGCTGGCCTATTCCGGTTTCGTCGAGGGCGACGGCATCGGCGCCGGCGCCGTGGACGTGGTCGTGACGGAAGGCTTTACCGGCAACATCACGCTCAAGACGGCTGAAGGCACGGCCAAGCAGATTCGCGCCTATATCCGCGCCGCCATGAGCGGATCGCTGCTGGCGAAGCTCGCCTATCTGCTCGCGCGCGGGGTCTTCGAAGAGCTGAGGGGCAAGATGGACACGCGCGCCATCAATGGCGGCGTATTCCTCGGCCTCGACGGGCTCGTCATCAAGAGCCATGGCGGAACCGACTCGGTCGGCTTCGCCCGCGCCGTCGAGATCGGTTATGAGATGGCCCAAAGCGACCTCCTCAACCGCATTCGCGACACGGTCGCCATCGCCCATCGTTTTGAAAGCGGCTCCGCCGATCCCTCCAACCCGCCTCAGGAAGCCGCCCAGTGA
- a CDS encoding beta-ketoacyl-ACP synthase III, whose amino-acid sequence MTPEHSLLRSVVVGVGSYLPEKTLTNDDLAKLVDTSDDWIFQRTGIRERHIAAEGETTSMLGEKAARAALANAGLTPDDIDLIIVGTSTPDWTFPSTASQIQAALGITHGVAFDLQAVCSGFVFAVTTADKFLRSGSHKRALVIGAETFSRIIDWEDRTTCVLFGDGAGAMVLEARPSTGSMDERGVLTTHLRSDGRHRAKLHVDGGPSATQTVGHLRMEGKEVFKFAVGKVTDVVVDAFAATGISPDQLDWFVPHQANRRIIDMSAQKLGIAPEKVVATVHLHGNTSAASVPLALSVAVGDGRIKQGDLVMLEAVGGGFTWGSALIRW is encoded by the coding sequence GTGACGCCGGAACATTCCCTTTTGCGCTCCGTCGTCGTCGGCGTGGGCTCCTATCTGCCTGAAAAGACGCTCACCAACGACGACCTCGCCAAACTGGTCGACACCAGCGACGACTGGATTTTCCAGCGCACAGGCATCCGCGAGCGTCATATCGCCGCCGAGGGCGAAACGACCTCCATGCTGGGCGAAAAGGCCGCCCGCGCGGCGCTCGCCAACGCCGGCCTGACGCCCGACGACATCGACCTGATCATCGTCGGCACCTCCACGCCCGACTGGACCTTCCCGTCGACGGCAAGCCAGATTCAGGCCGCGCTCGGCATCACGCATGGCGTCGCCTTCGATCTTCAGGCGGTGTGCTCGGGCTTCGTCTTCGCCGTCACGACCGCCGACAAATTCCTGCGCTCCGGCTCCCACAAGCGTGCGCTGGTGATCGGGGCCGAAACCTTCTCGCGCATCATCGACTGGGAAGACCGCACGACCTGCGTGCTGTTCGGCGACGGCGCCGGCGCCATGGTGCTCGAAGCGCGCCCCTCGACCGGCTCCATGGACGAGCGCGGCGTGCTGACGACGCATCTGCGCTCGGACGGCCGCCATCGCGCCAAGCTGCATGTCGACGGCGGTCCCTCCGCGACGCAGACGGTCGGTCACCTGCGCATGGAAGGCAAGGAAGTCTTCAAATTCGCCGTCGGCAAGGTGACTGACGTCGTCGTCGACGCCTTTGCGGCGACCGGCATAAGCCCGGATCAGCTCGACTGGTTCGTGCCGCATCAGGCGAACCGCCGCATCATCGACATGTCGGCGCAAAAGCTCGGCATCGCGCCCGAGAAGGTCGTCGCCACCGTGCATCTGCACGGCAACACTTCCGCCGCCAGCGTGCCCCTCGCGCTCTCGGTCGCCGTCGGCGACGGGCGCATCAAGCAGGGTGATCTCGTGATGCTGGAAGCCGTCGGCGGCGGCTTCACCTGGGGATCGGCCCTGATTCGCTGGTAG
- a CDS encoding integration host factor subunit alpha, producing MTQSKPSALPDGELSASDPLKTVTRADLSEAVHRHTGLGRAECAKYVEMVLDEIFEAIVTRNDVKLSSFGAFQIRAKREREGRNPKTGKEAKITARLVVTFKPSNVLRARVNSDFKVAAPAQTGDGKGNGAVKRRADGKTTGVTLGA from the coding sequence ATGACCCAATCCAAGCCGTCCGCGCTCCCCGATGGGGAGCTGTCCGCGTCCGACCCATTGAAAACCGTCACGCGCGCCGATCTCTCCGAGGCGGTGCATCGTCACACCGGTCTCGGCCGCGCCGAATGTGCGAAATATGTGGAAATGGTGCTCGATGAAATTTTCGAGGCCATCGTCACGCGCAACGATGTGAAACTCTCGTCTTTCGGCGCCTTCCAGATCCGCGCCAAGCGCGAGCGTGAAGGGCGCAACCCGAAGACGGGCAAGGAAGCCAAGATCACCGCGCGCCTCGTCGTCACCTTCAAACCCTCCAACGTTCTGCGCGCCCGCGTGAACAGCGATTTCAAGGTCGCCGCTCCAGCGCAAACAGGCGACGGCAAGGGCAATGGCGCGGTGAAGCGGCGCGCCGACGGCAAGACGACGGGCGTCACGCTC